The Streptococcus iniae genome contains the following window.
CATTGCTATAAGCTTGATCTTGGATAATAGCAAGATCTCTTTGTGCATTTTCAAACTGGTAATTATTTGCTGGACTATAAGTGTCTGAAATGCCAATTCGGAAGTCAATATAAGCTTCTACATCTGAAGCTTCAAATTTCAAATCTGTTAATGTTTTTTTATAAAGCAGTTTGTAGTAGGTGCGTTTTGTAAAGTATTCGAGTTCTTTTAATTTTGCAGTGTCTAAGTTGGCATTTTTCAAGATGTTTTGAGTATATTTAATACCATTGTCATCATGCTCTGTAAATCCATCTACCCAAAACCAAGGTTCGATATCTTTATCTGTAATGGCATAGTGACCGTGTAACTTATTGATCTCATCAAGTTTTTTAGAGATTGCATCTTTTAACTGTTGGTCTTCAGTTGAAAAGTTTTGTTGTGCCTCTTGAGCAAATACAACTTGGCTTGCTGCTGTAGCTGATGAGAATATTGTTAGCGCTGTCATTGATGAGAACGCAAGTTTTTTAAATGTTTTTTTCATAAGAGAATTCCTCTTTTCTATTTATTTTTGTCGATTTTTACCTTTCGACGTGTTTTATTATAGTCGGACATTTAATAGAAGTCAAAGAAAAAGTTTAATCAAAAATTTAAATAGAATAGAAAAAGATTAACTTTATTAAAATTAAATAAGTTATATTTAATTTTAATAAAGACCAAAAAGGCCTTTATATCTAATAAAATAACTTTAATAAACAGCTATCTTTCTTTGTTAACTATTGCCTTCTTCCTTATCATTAAATCTAAATAAGTGTTATTTTACTTTTTGGATATAGTCCTAAACTATAAGGGATTATTGTAAATCAAAATGCAAATCTTAGAAAAATTCTTGCTATAATAGAAAACATTAATAAGGAAATAAAGAGAGGTTCTTATGCGTATTTCACTTGTTCAAATGGCTATTATCGAAGCAGCGGTTGATAGGAATTTTAAACATCTTGAAAAGCTTTTGCAAGAAGCCATATTAGAGAGGCCAGATATTATTGTCCTTCCAGAAATGTGGAATACAGGCTATGCTTTAGAGCAATTAGAAGAGATTGCTGATGAAGATGGTAAAAAAAGCAAAGCCTTTATATCAGCTTTTGCTAAGAAACATCATGTCACTATTGTAGCTGGATCAGTTGCAGTTAAAAAAGACAATAATTTTTTTAATACAACTTATGTGTTTGATCGCCAAGGGCAATTGATTCAGACATATGAAAAAGTTCATCTTTTCGGACTAATGCAAGAAGATCAAGTCATGAAGTCAGGTGCTAGTCCTTCTCATTTTAGAGTAGATGATGTTTTGTCTTCGAGCATTATTTGTTATGACTTGCGTTTTCCAGAATGGCTACGTACAATGATGTCACAGGGGAGTCAAATTCTCTTTGTTCCAGCACAATGGCCGACTGCACGTGTGCAACAGTGGGAGCTTCTTCTAAGAGCTAGGGCAATTGAAAATCAAGCTTTTGTTGTCGCAGTTAATAGGGTCGGGCAAGCTCAAGGGGAGCATTTTCCAGGACACTCTATGGTCATTGATCCATTAGGGAATATAGTCTTACAGGCAAAAGATAATCAAGAAGGTATTTTTACAGTAGACATTGATTTGTCAGAAGTAGAAAAGGTCAGAGGTCAAATACCAGTCTTTGAGGACCGTAAGCCTGATTTGTATAAATAGAAATTGAGGATAAAAAATGATAGGTGATCACTCGCAATTACTAGAAAAACTTCCAGAGCAATTTTTCGCACATTTGGTTCAGAAAGTCAATGCCAAAGTAGCAGAAGGTTATGATGTTATTAATTTGGGCCAAGGAAATCCTGATCAACCAACCTATGATTATATTGTTGATGCATTGGTTAAGGCTGTTAAAACACCAAGTAGCCATAAATATTCTCAGTTCCGAGGTAATCCTAGCTTCAAAGAAGCAATTGCAAGATTTTATGAAAAGGAGTATGGCGTCAAACTTGATCCTGAAAAGGAAATTTGTGTCCTTGGAGGTGCTAAAATTGGTTTGGTTGAACTGCCTTGGGCTCTGACAAATCCAGGTGACTTGATATTGTTGCCAGATCCAGGTTATCCAGATTATTTGTCAGGAACGGCTTTGTCACAAGTTGAGTATGAAACCTATCCCTTATTACGAGAAAATGATTTTTTACCAGACTTAAAAGCTATTCCAGAAGATGTGGCACAAAGAGCTAAGTACATTTTTATTAATTATCCTAACAATCCAACAGGAGCAGTGGCTAGCATAGCGTTTTACGAAGAGTTGGTCATTTGGTCACAAAAATATGATGTTGGTGTGGTTAGTGACTTTGCCTATGGCGCCTTAGGTTATGAAGGGTTTAAAAACCCAAGTTTCTTACAGGTTAAAGGCAGCAAGAAGCAAGGCATTGAACTTTATACTTTCTCAAAAACCTTTAACATGGCGGGGTGGCGTCTTGCTTTTGCAGTTGGCAATTCTGATATGATTGAAGCCCTCAATCTGATTCAGGATCACCTTTTTGTCAGTGTTTTTCCGGTCATACAAGAAGCAGGCCTTGTAGCACTACTTGACCCTCAAAGACAAGTCGAAGTTGATAAACTCAATCAAAACTATGATCAGCGTCGTAAAGCCTTTGTGACAGCAGCTGAAAAAATTGGCTGGAAAGCTTTTCCATCCAAGGGTTCTTTTTATGTATGGATGCCTGTTCCAGAAGGTTACACGAGTCAAACTTTTGCTGATTTGCTTTTAGAAGAGGCACAGGTGGCTGTCGCTCCTGGATTAGGTTTTGGCCAAATGGGAGATGGCTATGTCAGAATTGGTTTATTAGTAGAACCTGAACGACTAGAAGAAGCTGTTGCGCGCATTGGAAAATTAAACCTCTTTTAAAACAAAAAAACTCTACTTTTGAACTGCACCCTGGACTTGTCAAGAAAAAATAGACATAAAGTTAAGCTAATTAGTAACTATTTTTTTCAAATTCTACAGGTGAGAGATACCCTAAAACTGAATGCAGACGTTTAGGGTTATAGTAAGTCTCAATATATTTAAAAATCTCAAGCTGAGCTTGCTCAATAGTTGCGAAATGAGCATCATTGACAAACTCTCTTTTTAATGTTTTATAAAAGGCTTCCATGAGTGCATTATCGTATGGATTACCTTTTCGACTCATACTGGACTTACATTTTTTTCGTCTAAGTAGGTCCGGAAATCGTGCTCCGGTATATTGAGACCCCTGATCTGTATGGACGATTACCCCTTCTTTAGGCTTTTCTCTATCATAAGCTTGATTGAAAGCCTCTGTTACCAACTTGTCTTGATACGTCGGCCCATTGCCCAACCAACAATCTTTCTACTATAAACGTCTATAAAGACAGATAAATAAAGTATTCCTTCTTGTGTAGGAATGTAGGTTAAGTCTCCTAGCCGTAATTTATTCTTACCAGTCGCTTGGGAACATTGATTAACAAGATTGGGACGAGTTAATGAAGAACGTTGATGGTTATAGTATTTATATTTATATCGACTTCCTTTAGCATAGAGACCTAGCTGATGAAGGAGCCTACCAACACGTTTATGATTGACATGCAGGCCGTTCTTGGGTAATTCGTACACTTCCGTAACGCTCTTTATGTTCATAGAAAATGGCTTTAATCATTTCCTTCAAAGCTTCATTCTCAACATGCCTTGAAGATGGACGACGTTTTAAATAAGCATAGAAACCTGAACGAGAAACTTGAAGAGTTTGACAGGCGTGATGAATAGTCAAATTAATACTATTTTCCTTCAGAAACCGAAATTTTATTTCCGGTTTGGCTTCAAGAAGACCTGAAACTTTTTTAGAAGTGCTAATTCCTCCTGTAGCAGTTTGTTCTCTTTTTCAAGCTTTTTTATCTCAAATTGAGCATGACGAAGTGCGCTCCCATGTCCTGGGAACGCACTTTCTCCATATTTTTCATATTCTTGAATCCATCGCTAAAGACTATTGGGATGAATTGCTAAAGTTGAACTAACCATTTTTACAGATTGCTCTTCCTCAAGAATGAGTTTGACAGCAGAGAGTTTGAAGGCTTTATCAAAGGTTTTTCTTGGCATAATGACTTTTCCTCGTTTCCACTTAATTTTGTGTCTACTTTATTATACCAAGTCCAACCCAAGCGTTAGATTTTGTGTCTAACTTTTGGGGTGCAGTTCAGTTTTTGCTAGTTTTTTATAAACCAATAGTCCACTCAAAACTGCAATCGCAATAGGGATGGCATTGTAGAATGGTTGATTGGTGATTTCAGGAAGAAATAAAATAGCAGTCAGGGGCATTTGATTTAAGAGGCCTAAAAATACTGCTGCTCCAATAACAATGGCAAATGGTAGTGATACAACTGGTAATGGGCTGATATTCCATAAGACTGCAAATAAAGCGGCAGCTGTTCCACCCAACATCATAGCGGGAGCAATTTTACCGCCATAGGCGCCGGAGAAAAAGACAAGCCAAACGGCAATAGCTTTTGCTAAAAATAGGGCTAATGCATAGATAAAACTAGGTTTTTCATGAAGAATAAAAAGGATACCAGCCTTTCCATTTCCTAAGATTTGAGGGAAATAAAGGCTTAAAACACCTACCAATAAGAAGGCAAAGAGGGCTCTCAAAATGAAACTTTTCTCATTTAACTGCCGTTTTGGAATTTTTTTAAGAGCAAATTGGTATCCAAAAGCAAGAAGAGCAATGAAAATTCCTGCAAAAATAGACCAAATAAGCAGGGAGGCATTAAACTGCAGGAGTGGCAGTGAATACTGGATATCATCACCAAGTAGTAGGCGGACGACAAAAACAGCTATAAATGAAGAGAAGGTCGCTGCTAGGATATCTTTAAATTTCCAGGAAATAAGGATGGTTTCTAAAATAAAAATAGTTGTAGCAAATGGCGCATTATAGACCGCACCAAGTGCAGCTCCAGAAGCACATGCTAAGAGGGTATTCCTCTTGTCACGAATTATTGAGGGAGTTTTTTCAATCCAAGCGTCAGATAAGGCAACAGTAACTTCTCGAGAAGCTCCTTCTCGTCCGACTGGAGATCCCATAGAAACAGTTATTAATTGAAGCATCCCATGAATAAAGTTTACTCGGCTATACATGATGTGATTGTCTAGGACAACTGTTGAAATTGGCACCAAGGGTTTGTTTTGCTTAGCTAGTGTATACCAACCAAAACCAGCAAGTAGACCTGCTAATGTTAAAGATATTACACGTCTAAGTGGGAGGGTTTGAGTAATCGTCTGGCTGAAATTTCCTTCTTGAAAACCTAAACTGAGCTCTTGAATAAAGTGAATAAGTACTGTTAAAAGACTTCCAACAAGTCCAGCTGTTAGACTGACAATAAGTAGGGCTAGAAAAAAATACAGCAATTTTTGTATCGATTTTGAATTCATACTTCCATTGTAACAAAAGACAAGAAGGAGATAAAGCTGACACCCTCACGAAAAAAACAAGTACCCAATCACAGAGTACTTGTTTTATAAACCTTATAATCCTACATTATAATCATCATCTTGCATAGCTTCTACAGAACCTAGCAAGTAACCATTTCCGACCTGTGAAAAGAAGTCATGGTTTGATGTTCCTGTTGAAATACCGTTCATAACGATGGGGTTAACATCATTTGCGGTATCAGGAAAGAGTGGGTCTTGACCTAGATTCATCAAAGCTTTGTTGGCATTGTAGCGAAGGAAAGTCATGACCTCTTCTGTCCATCCAACCTGATCGTAAAGTGTTTTGGTATAATTTTCTTCATTCTCATATAGTTGGTAAAGAAGATCATACATCCATTCTTTAAAGGCTTCTTGTTGGTCTTCAGCTAACTCATTGAAACCTAATTGGAATTTGTAACCAATATAGGTTCCATGAACAGATTCATCACGAATAATGAGCTTAATAATTTCAGCCACATTAGCTAATTTATTGTTTCCAAGATAATAGAGTGGTGTGAAAAAGCCAGAATAGAATAAGAAAGTTTCCAGATAAGTTGATGCAACTTTCTTTTGGAGAGCATCACCATTTTCATAAATATCATTAATGATTTTAGCTTTCTTTTGAAGGAATTCATTATTATTAGTCCATTCAAAAATATCTTCGATTTCTTTTTTAGTGTTTAGGGTTGAAAAGATAGAAGAGTAAGATTTGGCATGAACAGATTCCATAAATTGGATATTGTTCAAAACGGCTTCTTCGTGTGGTGTACGAACATCAGCACGGATAGCCTCAACACCAGTTTCAGATTGCATGGTGTCCAAAAGTGTAAGACCACCAAAAACCTTTCCAACAAGGTCTTTTTCTTGTTCAGACAGCTTACGCCAATCGTCCAAGTCATTTGATAAAGGAATACGGGTATCTAACCAAAATTGTTCTGTTAATTTTTCCCAAGTGGATTTATCAATAACATCTTCAATTTCATTCCAGTTAATTGCTTCATAGTATGTTGTCATCTTGCGGTTTTCTCCTAAAGAGTTGTTAGGTGCTAGCACCACTAGCGAACTACTGGATAAGCAGTAGCAGCTAAATAAAAAGTGAAAAGGCTAAAATAGTAACCAAAAGAGGAAAAATTTAAGTCGTTTTCGAATAAGTAGATAAGGGGTATAAAAACCAGTGCCTTTAACATGATATCAATGCTAGTAAGTTTGGTTCCAATAGCGATATCATAATTCTGTAAAAGCCACCGAACATGCGGCTTTTATAAAGTAAGTAAGTGAGCAAGGAAATTCCCCATATAAGGATTTCCATAGAAAGGATAGTTACTTTAGTAACATGCTTAATTGTTAGAATTACGACAGGGTATAAAAGTCGCCGAACATGCGGCTTTTATAAAGTCAGTAAGTGAGCAAGGAAATTCCCCATATAGGGATTTCCGTAGAAAGCATAGTTACTTTAGTAATATGCTTTCTTGCTCAATTAAATCACACAACTTTCGCATTGGTTTGCTCCAACTTCTTCACCATCATCGGTAAAGGTACGAATATAGTAGATTGATTTAATGCCCTTGTTAAAGGCGTAGTTACGTAGTATGGAAAGGTCACGCGTTGTTTGTTTGCTCTCTGTCTTCCACTCGTAAATTTCTTTTGGCAATTCACTTCTTAGGAAAAGTGTTAATGATAAGCCTTGGTCAACATGCTCAGTGGCAGCTGCATAAACGTCAATAACCTTTCGCATATCCATATCATAGGCTGAAGTATAGTATGGAATAGTATCTGTTGAGAGGCCATTAGCAGGGTAATAAATCTTACCAATTTTCTTTTCCTGACGTTCTTCAATTCGTTGGGTGATTGGATGGATTGAAGCTGAACAATCATTAATATATGAAATAGAGCCATTTGGAGCAACCGCTAGACGATTTTGATGGTAAAGTCCATCAGTCATAACAGCCTGACGTAATGCTTCCCAATCTGACCCTTGTGGAATGAAGTGGTCTTTAAAGAGTTCTTTAACAAGGTCTGATTTAGGGATGAATTTACCAGTGACATATTT
Protein-coding sequences here:
- a CDS encoding carbon-nitrogen family hydrolase, which produces MRISLVQMAIIEAAVDRNFKHLEKLLQEAILERPDIIVLPEMWNTGYALEQLEEIADEDGKKSKAFISAFAKKHHVTIVAGSVAVKKDNNFFNTTYVFDRQGQLIQTYEKVHLFGLMQEDQVMKSGASPSHFRVDDVLSSSIICYDLRFPEWLRTMMSQGSQILFVPAQWPTARVQQWELLLRARAIENQAFVVAVNRVGQAQGEHFPGHSMVIDPLGNIVLQAKDNQEGIFTVDIDLSEVEKVRGQIPVFEDRKPDLYK
- a CDS encoding pyridoxal phosphate-dependent aminotransferase, which encodes MIGDHSQLLEKLPEQFFAHLVQKVNAKVAEGYDVINLGQGNPDQPTYDYIVDALVKAVKTPSSHKYSQFRGNPSFKEAIARFYEKEYGVKLDPEKEICVLGGAKIGLVELPWALTNPGDLILLPDPGYPDYLSGTALSQVEYETYPLLRENDFLPDLKAIPEDVAQRAKYIFINYPNNPTGAVASIAFYEELVIWSQKYDVGVVSDFAYGALGYEGFKNPSFLQVKGSKKQGIELYTFSKTFNMAGWRLAFAVGNSDMIEALNLIQDHLFVSVFPVIQEAGLVALLDPQRQVEVDKLNQNYDQRRKAFVTAAEKIGWKAFPSKGSFYVWMPVPEGYTSQTFADLLLEEAQVAVAPGLGFGQMGDGYVRIGLLVEPERLEEAVARIGKLNLF
- a CDS encoding chloride channel protein; the encoded protein is MNSKSIQKLLYFFLALLIVSLTAGLVGSLLTVLIHFIQELSLGFQEGNFSQTITQTLPLRRVISLTLAGLLAGFGWYTLAKQNKPLVPISTVVLDNHIMYSRVNFIHGMLQLITVSMGSPVGREGASREVTVALSDAWIEKTPSIIRDKRNTLLACASGAALGAVYNAPFATTIFILETILISWKFKDILAATFSSFIAVFVVRLLLGDDIQYSLPLLQFNASLLIWSIFAGIFIALLAFGYQFALKKIPKRQLNEKSFILRALFAFLLVGVLSLYFPQILGNGKAGILFILHEKPSFIYALALFLAKAIAVWLVFFSGAYGGKIAPAMMLGGTAAALFAVLWNISPLPVVSLPFAIVIGAAVFLGLLNQMPLTAILFLPEITNQPFYNAIPIAIAVLSGLLVYKKLAKTELHPKS
- the nrdF gene encoding class 1b ribonucleoside-diphosphate reductase subunit beta; protein product: MTTYYEAINWNEIEDVIDKSTWEKLTEQFWLDTRIPLSNDLDDWRKLSEQEKDLVGKVFGGLTLLDTMQSETGVEAIRADVRTPHEEAVLNNIQFMESVHAKSYSSIFSTLNTKKEIEDIFEWTNNNEFLQKKAKIINDIYENGDALQKKVASTYLETFLFYSGFFTPLYYLGNNKLANVAEIIKLIIRDESVHGTYIGYKFQLGFNELAEDQQEAFKEWMYDLLYQLYENEENYTKTLYDQVGWTEEVMTFLRYNANKALMNLGQDPLFPDTANDVNPIVMNGISTGTSNHDFFSQVGNGYLLGSVEAMQDDDYNVGL